A portion of the Chondrinema litorale genome contains these proteins:
- the pdxA gene encoding 4-hydroxythreonine-4-phosphate dehydrogenase PdxA, which yields MEKTAAKKENKPKIGITIGDFNGIGPEVIIKVLSDNRITNLCTPIVYGSGKILTKYKRLLELENFNYHQYNPNSYLNEKKPNVINCWHDNIEIEPGRITQTAGISALKALEKSTEDLESGFIDAVVTAPISKENIQSDEFKFPGHTEYYESKFGDDGNKSLMMMVSENLKVAMVTGHVPLSKVKSLISKDKLKQTLKILLQTLKTDFGIQKPKIAVLGLNPHAGENGLLGDHENQVITPVISDFKNRGNLVYGPFSADGFFGALSFKKYDAVLAMYHDQGLLPFKILAFDEGVNYTAGLRVVRTSPDHGTAYNIAGKNQANPNSIREAIYLACDIVKARENKVESSIRVNKDVREKEKDIDKEKKVAE from the coding sequence ATGGAAAAAACAGCGGCGAAAAAAGAAAATAAGCCAAAAATCGGTATCACTATAGGAGATTTTAATGGTATAGGTCCTGAGGTAATCATAAAAGTATTATCTGATAACAGGATAACTAACCTCTGCACTCCTATTGTGTATGGATCGGGGAAGATACTCACTAAATATAAAAGGCTTTTAGAACTTGAGAACTTTAATTATCATCAGTATAATCCTAATAGTTATCTCAACGAGAAAAAGCCTAACGTAATTAACTGCTGGCACGATAATATTGAAATCGAGCCGGGTAGAATTACTCAGACAGCAGGTATTTCTGCGCTAAAAGCTTTAGAAAAGTCTACAGAAGATTTAGAAAGTGGCTTTATTGATGCAGTGGTAACAGCGCCTATTAGTAAAGAAAATATCCAAAGTGATGAGTTTAAGTTTCCAGGTCATACAGAATATTACGAAAGTAAATTTGGCGATGATGGCAACAAATCACTTATGATGATGGTTTCTGAAAACTTGAAAGTAGCGATGGTTACTGGTCATGTGCCCTTATCAAAAGTAAAATCATTAATTAGTAAAGATAAGCTAAAGCAAACACTTAAAATTTTGCTACAAACCTTAAAAACAGACTTTGGTATTCAAAAACCGAAGATTGCTGTTTTGGGTTTAAACCCACATGCTGGTGAAAATGGTTTATTGGGTGACCATGAAAATCAAGTAATTACACCTGTAATCTCAGATTTTAAAAACCGTGGAAACCTAGTTTATGGACCCTTCTCTGCAGATGGCTTTTTTGGTGCATTAAGCTTTAAAAAATACGATGCTGTATTAGCCATGTACCACGATCAAGGACTATTACCATTTAAAATTCTTGCTTTTGATGAAGGTGTAAATTACACTGCTGGTTTAAGAGTAGTGAGAACTTCACCAGATCATGGCACGGCTTATAACATTGCAGGTAAAAATCAGGCAAATCCTAACTCAATACGAGAAGCTATTTATCTTGCTTGTGATATTGTAAAAGCAAGAGAGAATAAGGTAGAGAGTAGTATAAGAGTGAATAAAGATGTTAGAGAAAAGGAAAAAGACATAGATAAAGAAAAGAAGGTAGCAGAGTAA
- the rsmA gene encoding 16S rRNA (adenine(1518)-N(6)/adenine(1519)-N(6))-dimethyltransferase RsmA: MRYVKPKKHLGQHFLKDKSIAERIVKTLIETESSLPVLEIGPGTGVLTSILVEKLTAPFKVVEIDSESVVYLKEELGMKEEQIIEADFLRSDFSVFFSDKFNIIGNFPYNISSQIFFKMLENKNKIDQVTCMLQKEVADRITATSGGRVSGILTILIQAFYDTEFNFIVPPNVFLPPPKVDSAVITLKRNNTKELDCNEKFFFRVVKQAFSTRRKTLRNALKLFQLPTEITSDEVFSKRAEQLSVSDFVELTKIIEEHSKH; encoded by the coding sequence ATGAGGTATGTGAAACCCAAAAAACATTTGGGACAGCACTTTTTAAAGGATAAAAGTATAGCAGAAAGGATAGTAAAGACACTTATTGAGACAGAATCGAGTTTGCCTGTACTAGAAATTGGTCCTGGCACAGGAGTACTTACATCCATACTTGTTGAAAAATTAACAGCTCCTTTTAAAGTGGTTGAGATTGACTCAGAGTCTGTGGTTTACCTAAAAGAAGAGTTAGGTATGAAAGAAGAACAGATAATTGAAGCTGATTTTCTAAGAAGCGATTTTTCTGTTTTTTTCTCAGATAAGTTTAATATTATTGGTAACTTTCCTTACAATATCTCCTCGCAGATATTTTTTAAAATGCTTGAAAACAAAAATAAAATAGATCAGGTAACTTGTATGCTTCAAAAAGAAGTGGCTGATAGAATTACGGCTACTTCAGGAGGTAGAGTTTCAGGAATACTAACAATACTTATTCAGGCATTTTACGATACTGAATTTAATTTTATAGTACCACCAAATGTTTTCTTACCACCACCAAAGGTGGACTCGGCTGTAATTACACTTAAAAGGAACAACACGAAAGAGTTAGATTGTAATGAGAAATTTTTCTTTAGAGTAGTTAAGCAAGCTTTTTCTACAAGAAGAAAAACCCTTAGAAATGCGCTCAAGCTTTTTCAACTTCCGACTGAAATTACCAGTGACGAAGTTTTCTCGAAAAGAGCCGAACAATTATCAGTAAGTGACTTTGTTGAACTAACAAAAATAATTGAAGAACACAGTAAGCATTAG
- a CDS encoding nucleotidyl transferase AbiEii/AbiGii toxin family protein, which produces MQHYLQLFKSLYKARVEYLVCGGLAVNIYGIPRMTADIDLMLRFSPNNLKKFKEVTTKLSYNACIPVDIEKLVDETVRKDMVEKKNLIAYSYYNSIASFMNLDILVKTPKDFEYFWSNKETRDIEDFEVYLVSLQNLIEMKKYAGRGQDEQDIQLLYRLGNLNN; this is translated from the coding sequence ATGCAGCATTATTTACAGCTTTTTAAGTCATTATATAAAGCAAGAGTTGAATACCTTGTTTGTGGTGGACTTGCTGTGAATATCTACGGAATTCCCAGAATGACAGCCGACATAGATTTAATGCTGCGGTTTTCGCCTAATAACTTAAAAAAATTTAAAGAGGTAACTACCAAACTTTCTTATAATGCCTGTATCCCTGTAGATATAGAAAAACTTGTGGATGAAACGGTGAGAAAAGATATGGTTGAGAAAAAAAATTTAATCGCCTATTCTTACTATAATTCCATAGCCAGTTTCATGAATTTAGACATTTTGGTAAAAACACCTAAAGACTTTGAGTACTTTTGGTCAAACAAAGAAACTCGTGATATAGAAGATTTTGAGGTTTATCTCGTTTCTCTTCAGAATCTTATTGAAATGAAAAAGTATGCAGGACGAGGCCAAGATGAGCAAGATATTCAACTGCTATACAGACTTGGCAACCTGAATAATTAA
- the dprA gene encoding DNA-processing protein DprA has product MEEENLFEIALGLVPGIGNVLAKHLISYRGSAKNVFQTPKGKLLKIPGIGPKIAEAILSTEVLKKAENELKQAQEKEVSILFYTSPTYPKRLKNILNAPILLYYKGAADLNSKKILSIVGTRKATEYGKNFIESLLKQLQSYPDLLVVSGLAYGIDICTHKVCLKNQIPTVGVMANGLDMVYPYEHKDVAKQMILNGGILTENRFGSKPDAPKFPERNRIIAGMSDAVLVVEAAESGGALITAEIANSYDIEVFALPGNVNQQYSKGCNKLIKEHKAHMITSAEDIIELLNWNKEASSTNKKLTIMLNQNEQIVYDLLKNNHLQIDELSYRSQISMSQIPSVLLEMELKGIIKVLPGQKYCIL; this is encoded by the coding sequence ATGGAGGAAGAAAATCTTTTTGAAATAGCTTTAGGACTTGTTCCGGGCATTGGTAATGTTTTGGCAAAACATCTTATCAGTTACAGAGGGTCTGCCAAAAATGTTTTCCAGACACCTAAGGGAAAATTATTAAAAATACCGGGCATAGGTCCGAAGATAGCAGAAGCTATACTAAGTACAGAAGTTTTAAAGAAAGCAGAAAACGAATTAAAGCAAGCTCAAGAAAAAGAAGTTTCAATTCTGTTTTACACCTCACCTACTTATCCTAAAAGGCTTAAAAACATTCTGAATGCTCCTATTCTATTATACTATAAAGGTGCTGCCGACTTAAACAGCAAAAAAATACTAAGTATTGTTGGCACCAGAAAGGCTACCGAATATGGTAAAAACTTTATAGAAAGCCTGCTCAAACAATTGCAATCTTACCCTGATCTACTAGTGGTAAGTGGCTTGGCATACGGAATTGATATTTGTACTCATAAAGTTTGCCTCAAAAATCAAATACCTACCGTAGGGGTAATGGCAAATGGTTTAGATATGGTTTATCCTTATGAGCATAAAGATGTAGCCAAACAGATGATTTTAAATGGAGGAATACTCACAGAGAACCGATTTGGAAGCAAACCAGATGCACCTAAGTTTCCTGAAAGAAATAGAATTATTGCTGGTATGAGTGACGCTGTACTTGTTGTTGAGGCAGCAGAAAGTGGTGGAGCACTAATTACAGCAGAAATTGCCAATTCATACGATATTGAAGTTTTTGCTTTACCGGGAAACGTGAATCAGCAATATTCTAAAGGCTGCAATAAATTAATAAAAGAGCACAAAGCTCATATGATTACATCAGCAGAAGATATTATAGAGTTATTAAACTGGAATAAGGAAGCATCAAGTACAAATAAAAAATTAACTATAATGCTAAACCAAAATGAACAAATAGTTTACGATCTATTAAAGAATAATCACCTGCAAATTGATGAGCTAAGTTATAGAAGTCAGATTTCTATGAGCCAGATACCATCGGTATTATTAGAAATGGAACTAAAAGGGATAATTAAAGTATTACCTGGACAGAAATATTGCATACTCTAA